Below is a window of Chryseobacterium arthrosphaerae DNA.
TTTACTGTCAGCAATACCATTACGGTACCTGCAAATGCCGCTACCGGCAGTACGAGAATGAGAGTTCTTAAAAACACGAATCTTGCAGCCTATTCGGATCCTAATGCAGCTGTTTCTATCAGTTCCGCATGCGATACCGGCTTAAGGGCAGGGCAGACTGAAGATTATACAGTCAATATCGCAGGCAATACAGCCGGTTTTCCTGCGCCTTACTGTGGGACTGACAAGGTGACAAGCCTTACGGTGAGTGAGATCAGCGGGGTTGAATTTGCAGGAATTACTAATAACAGTGCTTTGGATGGTAATTCAGATGTTCTGGAGAACTTTACAGCTGTGAAGTTCAGTGTGAACCGTGGAAACACTTATCCTGTTACAGTGACGGGAGGTACCCAGGGACAGGCTACAGTGTCTGCTTATGCGTATATTGATTTTAACCACAATAATGTATTTGACGCTGATGAAGTATTCAATATCGGATATCTGGACAATTCCAATCCGGTGCCTAATACCCAATCCGGAACCGTATCCGGGAATATTCTCATTCCTTTAAATGCTTTGCTGGGAGAAACCCGTTTCCGGCTGGTGAAAGCCTATGAATCAAGTTCATGGATGGGCACACTGGAAAACCTTCCATGTCCCAGAGGCTGGTTTATCGGTCAGGTAGAAGATTATACCATAAATATTATGCCGGAGACCCTTTCTACACTTGAGGTTTCCAAAGATTCATCCGTAAAGCCAAAGGTCTATCCCAATCCTGCTACAGGTTCTGTAACTATTAAGATGAAAGAAGGGCTGGAAAAATATGAGATTTACGGAGCATCAGGACAGAAAGTTCTTGAAGGAAGTTCTTTACCTGTCAATACGGAAAGTCTTACTCCGGGCACTTATATGATCAGGATCCTGACAAAGGATAAAAAGGTGATCACAGAAAAGATCATTAAAAAGTAAAACACATATCTAATCATATCCATATCAATTTTTGTTTTTTTATCGGCAGGTTTTGTTCTGCCGGTTTTTTTGTTTTAAATGAAGAGGCTTTAATAATATTTTAACTAAAACATGGTTTTGGAGAGAAGTTGTTAATTTTTAATGGAAGATCTTTAACATTAGGAGAAAATTTTATTAAAACTTTATCACGCCAGGCCCTTCTGTGATTGGAAAATTGAATTTATTTTTACACAAAAATTTTAACCCTTATTTCTTACAGCAGGCTTTTGAAAATAAGCTTGATTATGAATAAAGAAATCTGATACCATGAAGAAAACAGTACTTATTGCAGCGGCGGCTGCCGGATTCTGGGCAAAAGCTCAAACTCACCGTTTTGTCTACGATGTTATGTATAAAAAGGATGCAGCTTCAGAAGTTGTGACCAAAGAAAATTATCACCTTGATATTCATCCGGACAGAAGTGAGTATTATCAGAGGGATTTTTTCGTCGCCGATTCACTGATCACGAATAATATTCCTTTCCCGAAAGGCTCGAAACTCAACACTTCCACTATTGTTTCCCACAAAAAAGGAGAGGAGTTTTACGATGAATATGATCTGCTTGAAAATACAGTGCTTAAACTTCAGTCGAAAGACACTCAAACCTGGCAACTGACCAACGAAAACAAAAAAGTAAAAGATCTCACCCTGCAAAAAGCAACCACCCACTACGGCGGCAGAAACTGGACTGCATGGTTTTCCAAAGAAATTCCTTTCCAGGACGGACCCTATAAATTTCATGGACTTCCGGGACTGATCGTAGAGCTGTACGATGATAAAAGTAACTATAAATTTGAACTCGTAAAATCCGTTAAGCTGGATCAGCCGGTCAACAATATGTTCATTAAGATGTCTAAGGAAATGAGTGTTCCTGTTACATTAGAAAAATATAAAAGCACAAAGCTTGCGTACTATGATTCTCCTGTCAATTTCATCAGAAACGGACAGGAAGGTGATCAGTTTTTCCTGAATGACGGAACTAAAGTGAATGCTTCCAACAGAAGAGAGATCAATGACAGAATGAGAGAAAATATCAAAAAATATAACAATCCTATCAATCTGGATACGAAAATTAATTATCAGTAAGCAGGTTGCAGGAGGCAGACTGAAAAGTTTTGAAGATCATTCGAAGTGTACTGCTGTTTTATGTTCCTGATGTTCAGATTCTTTAGTCTGTGCATCAGGAATTAAAGAACTTAATTTTAAGAATCGGATTCCAGCAGGTCCATAAGGTCCTGTTTTGATAATCCCTGAAGCGTTGTACCATCCGTTTTGAGGAGATTCTGGGCCAGCTGCTGCTTCTTTTTCTGCAGGGTCAGTATTTTCTCTTCTACAGTATTGGAACAGATCATACGCACAGCAATGACATTTTTAGTCTGGCCAATCCTGTAACTGCGGTCGATGGCCTGGTTTTCAATCGCCGGATTCCACCAGGGATCTACAAGGTATATATAATCAGCCTGGGTAAGGTTCAGCCCGATACCTCCGGCTTTTAAACTGATTAAAAAGACCCTTACTTCTTTATTGGTTTGGAAATTAGTAACTTTTTCCCCTCTGTCTTTAGTTTGCCCGGTGAGATACTCAAACCGGATATTGTGTTTTTCCAGTTCTGCTTTGATAAGGTCGAGCATTCCCACAAACTGTGAGAATACGAGTATTTTATGATCTTTTGATTTTCCCAGGATCTGCTCCATCAGAATTTCAACCTTTACCGCATGCTCCCCGGAATAGCCTTCTTTGATAAGGACCGGAGAATTACAGATCTGCCGCAGTCTGGTAAGCCCGGTAAGAACATGCATACTGTTTTTATTCAGCTCATCATCGTCATTGGCTGCAATAAATTCACGGAGTTCTTTTTCGTAGGCATCATAGATTCTGCGCTGTTCAGCATTCATTTCACAATAGATCACCGTTTCCGTTTTTTCAGGCAGTTCTCTGGCTACCTGTTTCTTGGTTCTGCGGAGAATGAACGGCCTGATCTTCTGCTGAAGCTCAAGAGCACGTTTGCTGTACTCAAATTTATCAATAGGGATGGCGTAAATGTCCTTAAAATACTGTTTGCTGCCCAGAAGTCCCGGACAGGCAAAAGAAAGCTGGCTATACAGGTCAAAGGTGCTGTTTTCGACCGGAGTTCCTGTCAGTACGATCCTGTTCCGGGCCTGGAGGAGGCGTGCTGCTTTATATCTTTCAGAATTAGGGTTCTTGATCGTTTGCGATTCATCAAGGAAAATATAATTAAAATGAAAAGCCTTAAGGAATCTGATGTCAGAAAGCAGCATTCCATAGCTGGTAAGAACTACTTCGTAATCTGCCATATGACCGGTTGTTTTCGGCCTGTCAGCTCCATAATGCAGTAAAACTTTCACAGAAGGTGCAAACCTGCTGATCTCTTCCTGCCAGTTGAAGAGCAGGGAAGTAGGAACTACAATAAGGTTGGTGGTGTGACCCCGTTTTTCTCTCTGCGACAGGATAAAAGCAATGATCTGAACCGTTTTTCCCAGCCCCATATCGTCAGCCAGACATCCTCCGAAATTGAACTCGTCAAGAAAATTCAGCCAGTTGAGGCCATGATGCTGGTAATCTCTTAATTCAGCTTTCAATGCATCCGGAACTTTTACTTCAGGAATACTTTTCACCTTTGAAAACTTTGAAGAATAGGTCATTACTTCATTCTGAACTTCCTTACTCAATACTTCTTTTTCAAAAAGGGAAGAAATTTCTGTAAAGCTGATCTTGGGAATTTTAAGTAAGTCCTCATCAATTTCCCCGGCCTGGAAATAGGCGGTAAGCTTATCAATCCATTCTTCGGGAAGAATCCCGAGGGAACCGTCATCCAGCTGTACGAATTTACTTTTATTGCGAAGGGTTCTGTGAAGCTGTTTTAATGTAGCTTCTTTGGGGCCAAATCCCACTTTCAGTTTTGCATTAAACCAATCGAGCCCGCTGGTAATCTGGATGTTGATCTTCGCCCGGTGCGGATTCAGCTTATTGTTTTTTAGTTCGTTGAAGCCAAGAATGGTTACCCCTTCGTTTCTCCATATTTCAAAGGCATCAAGAAACCAGTTATTGTCCAGGAATTTATCCCTGTGCAGATAAAAATACTGATAGCCATCCATCTGGTCTTCAAAATCAGGATGCTGCATCATGACCAGGGAAGTAAAACGTGCTTCGGCTGCTTCATTTCTTTCGATCTTAAAAGGATTTCCATTCTGATCCGTATCAAAAATCTGCTTCCTGGAATACACCGGAACTTCTACTTCACCATATTTCATGACAGGAGTAATGCCGATATAATTTTCCTGTTGACGCAGATAAATAACCTTTTCTATCTGATAATTCCTGTCTTCAAGTTGTACTTTCGTTGCTTTTTGTATGTAGCTGTAATTGATTTGGATACGTTCTTCCAGGTTGGAGAGTATGTTCTTCATAAATGCCTCATATTTAGAAGAATGAATCAGCAGAATCTCATTATTAGCTTTAAAAAACCTGATGATTTTCAGCATGTCCGGATGGGCTACTAGGCTGAAAATGTTTTGGTTATATACGAAGTATTCATTTCTGAGAACAATATTTTTAAAAGGAACAGAAATATCATTAAACTGTAATTCTCCTGTTATTTCAAAAAACGGATCTTTCTTAAATACAGAAAGTTGTACCTCTGCATCTAAAGTATTTAATTCAACAGGAGTCAGGGACTTGGCAGACATGTTTTCTGCAATTTTCCGGTCATGATAATATACTTCCAGTCCCAGTGGATTCTCTACAATACGTTTTAATGCCTCCAGTTCGGAAGCATTATAGTCTTCATTGTAATTACTTTGGAAAGAATGAATGGCTGTATAGAATTTGATTTCCTGAGGCTTCTCAGCCTTCCATATCAGCTGCATGGCATCCACAGGAGTCACGGGATTTTTAATTTTTCCCGTCTGTGTACTTTCTGCTTCCATCAGAGAAAATACCAGATGATTGTAATAGCGGTGTTTGCCCATTACCAGGATCTGTTTCTTGCCTGTTTCTGTTACGGTCAGTTCATCCGGCCCCGAAGGTTCCTGAGGAAGAAGGTCTCTCTGAAACATGATCTCATCAACCGGAAGCATTTCTTTGATTTTGGGCAGGATCTCAATTTTTCCATCGTTATATTCTATCCGGAAATAGGTGTCAAGATCCGGTTCGTGTTCCAGACCATAACTTTTAGCCTTAGGAATCAGCATTTTTCTGCGGAGAATATCATCAAAAAAGACCCGGAATTTCTTCTCTTCCAAAATAGCATGAATAATTTCTGTCTGATGTGAACAAAGCTGTCCATGAGGGCTGTCACATGTACAGGAACATAGAAGAGAGCTGCCAATCAGGCTTATGGTAACCACAGGAAAATCCTGAAGTGGAGATTTCTTCGTAAAAATACCGGTATTATTTTCAATAGCAGCAGGATAAATTTCATGAAAATCCCTGATTCCGATAAAGGTAGTGTCTGTAGTATGTTTCAGAAGATCATAGACGGAAAGGGTGCCGATACTGATGTTTTCAAGAATATATTCTGCCATAAAAATTGATAGAAGCAAACTTACAAAAAAAGGATGAATGAAAGAGTGAGGTAAAATCCGTTTTGGCTACAGCTTAATCCGTTTTGGCAACATCACCCTTTTTCCTATTGCAGACCTTTGTCATGTAATTTTAAACAAAGAAAAAATGAAAACAATTTTTATAACGGGTGCTTCTACAGGATTGGGAAAAGCAACCGCTCAGTTATTTCAGAGTAAAGGGTGGAACGTCATTGCTACGATGAGAAATCCCGATGCTGATGCAGACCTGGCTTCGTTGGATAATGTAACGGTGCTTCCACTGGATGTTACCAACCCTGAACAGATAAAATCTACGGTAAATAAGGCACTTGAGACCGGGGATATTGATGTGGTTTTTAACAATGCCGGATATGGGCTTATAGGACCGCTGGAAGCTTTGAAGGATGAGCAGATCGTAAAACAGCTGGACACGAATCTGCTGGGAGTAATCCGTGTTACACAGGCCTTTATTCCTTACTTCAGAGAAAGAAAAAACGGAATGTTTATCGCTACAACTTCCATAGGCGGACTGATCACCTTTCCTTTAAGCTCTACGTATCATGCTACAAAATGGGCCCTGGAGGGTTGGAGCGAAAGCCTTGCTTTTGAGCTTAATCCGTTGGGTATTGATATCAAAACAGTTTCTCCCGGAGGAATCAAAACAGATTTCGTCAGCCGGTCTTTAGACACTGCAACAAGCCAGGCCTATGAAGGAATGACAGCTTCCAAGTTTTCTAAGATGGAAGGTATGATGGATGCCGCTTCCACCCCTGAACAGATTGCAGCAGTGGTTTATGAAGCCGCTACGGATGGTAAAAAACAACTGAGATATGTGGCGGGAGAAGATGCAAAAGCTTTGTACGCCCAGCGTCTTGAACTGGGAGACGAAGTTTTCAGGGAACAATTGGGTAAACAGTTCATATAAAATACTGATCATTTCAAGGGCTTTGTAATTTCAGGGCTGGATACATAATTACTGATTTTTTGAGATGATCATTTCTCTTAAATAACTTACATTTATATCATGGAAAAGAGAGACAACAGTCCCCTGAAAATTTCATCCATTTCAGAGATGCATGACCTGCTGCAGCTTCCTAAGCCGCTTCATCCCCTGGTAAGCCTTGTGGACAATACCAAAATGACCATCAGTAAAGACATGCTGAGCAGAAGCTTTATTTTGAATTTTTATAAAATTTCCTATAAATACTCCACGGTCGGTAAAATGGGATACGGAAGAGGCTATTATGACTTTAATGAGGGCGGAATGATGTTTACCTCACCCGGCCAGATTCTTTCAACAGATGAAGGTGCTGAATATTGCGGGTATACTTTACTGGTGCATCCTGATTTTATCCGGAACTATCCGCTGGCAAAGAATATCAAAAACTTCGGTTTCTTTTCTTATGATACGAATGAGGCCCTTCACTTGTCAGATCAGGAAAAAACTACTGTTACGGGGCTTCTGGACAGTATTACCAATGAACTGAACACTGCCATTGATGAAGTGACACAGGATGTGATCATCTCCTATATTGAAGTGCTTCTCAATTACAGCAACCGTTTCTATAAGCGGCAGTTCATTACACGAAAAGCCGTAAACAGCGATTTGTTAGCTAAAATGGATCATATACTGGAAGATTACTTCAACCAGCAGGAAACATTGACGAAAGGGCTTCCTACAGTGGAATTTCTTGCTTCTGCCCTTCACCTTTCCCCACATTATCTGAGTGATATGCTAAGAAACCTTACCGGACAGAATGCACAGCAGCATATTCATGAAAAGCTGATCGAAAAAGCTAAAGAATACCTTACAACCACCAGTTTTTCAGTTTCTGAGGTAGCATATGCACTGGGATTCGAACATCCGCAATCGTTCAATAAACTGTTTAAAAAGAAAACTGATGAAACCCCTTTAAGCTACAGGCAGTCTTTTAATTAAAAAAATATCCGGTCCGAGAGGCCGGATATTTTTTGATGTGCTTGCCATAATGTAATCATTTACCACCGTATAAAAAATACCGGATTTCAGGTAGATGAAAATACTTTTTTTTCAGGATTGATAGCCACTGTAATGGGAAGTAAATTTGCAGGTACAATGAGACTCCACATCCAATTTTAAAAATAAATAATATGAAAAAGCTAAATTCTATCTTATTTCTTGTTGCAGGAATAGCAGCGTATGCACAGCCTTCCATTACAAGATCTGCCATTGAAAGAATCAATATACCTGTTACATTTAAAGCCGGAGATGTAGCGCTGACGGCGACTCCCGGTCCTTCGGGCGCTAATGTGAACTGGGATTTTTCTGCCTATGCAGGAGCCAATACTTCTACCTCTACTATGAATGTATGCCCCGGGGAAGCCAACTGTTTCAGGTTTCCTGAAGCCAACAGGATTACCAAACCGACACTTTCCGATACCTATGACTTTGTTTCTATCACGGATACCGAAGCCAGAATGCTGGGAACGTATGCAGGTGTAGGATTGGGAGATATTACAATGACCTATACAGATCCTTTAATTGATTTTAAATTTCCGGCTACTTACCTGCAGCAGTTTACCGATAATTATCAGATCAGCACAACAGGCGGTACAGGAAGCTCAGCCGAAACAGGGCAGGTAGACTATACTGCAGATGCTTATGGTACGATTACAACTCCTACAGGGACTTATTCCAATGTTCTGAGAATCAAAAGAATGAGAACGGGTACGCAAACACCCGGTCCTTTCACCTATACCAATGAATCCTATATGTGGATCAGCCAGAGTGCAGGAATTGTATTTAATTTTGCAATCAATACTTTTACATTTAACGGAACTACCAATGTCACAAAAAGCATTTCTTATCCAGCTGCGGGAGCGTTGTCTACTGTTGATTTGGATGCTGAAAAAGAAGGTATTTCCGTATACCCGAATCCTGGTTCAGATATGATCAGTTTAACATCAAAAGAAGATATTAAGAAAATAAAGGTGATGTCTTTGGAAGGAAAAGTTGTTTTAACAGCAGAGAATCCTAAGAATATAGACATTTCAAAGCTTCAGAAAGGAGTGTATATCCTTCAGGGTGAACTGAAAAAAGGAGGTTCCGTTTCGAAAAAAATTATTAAAAAATAAAGTAAAAATTCGGTTTGGGGAAGTTTTTCAATCAGGGACAGTATGAAACTCATACTGTCTCTGCCTTTTTATTCAAATGCTTCTCTAGCTTATGTTTTCTATAGAGTCAATCATCCAGTGATCTTTTTTGATCAGTGTGTATCTGAGTTTCATCCCGCAGTGTTCCAGATGGCATTCTACATAACATAGCTGGGCATTTGCAGGCTTCAATGTCAATTTTATGCGGTCTATGTTTTTGAGATCAGCCTGATAGTCTTCCTGGGTGAGAAAGAAATAATTGTAATCAAAATTAACCGGTGGGCCATCGCTTGCCGGGTTTTGCCTGAAATATTGATCTCCGTCCCTGTAATGCTGTTGGTAAGCAGAAAGGAAGTGGGATGAGAATAAACCTGTATTTCTAAGGAACTTTAATTCCTTTTCCACCTCATCAAAATCCACCTCATAATTGGCTGCTTCATCTTTTTCTGCAATGGTTCCTCCTTTTACAGTAGCGAACTGATCAAGTTCCTGCTCATGATCCCTGTACCATTTGAGAAATGTTTTTACGGTTTCAGCCGGAGATTCATCCTGTGTTTCTATTACTTTATTTTCCGTATGGAATTGTTTAACAGTATCTTTTGTCTGAATATTGTTTGAAACACTTTCTTTTTTACACTGGATGAATGAGGTGACGATCACCAATGCAAAACACGTTTTTTTGATCATGGATGTTTTCTTTTTTCAAAGGGCTAACTTACAAAAAATAAAAAAGAGAAAAATGGCCACAATCTGTTATACAAGATATTTTCCGGTTATTTCCGGATCTTATAATTTTGTCTGTATGCATTGGCTGTAATCCCTGTGCATCGTCTGAAATATCTGCAAAAAAGAGAAGAGTCTACAAATTGCAGCCGGTTACTGACTTCTTTGATGGAAAGGGAAGTGGTCTTAAGGAGTTCTTTGGCATGTTTTATCACCATGTAGCTGATCCACTGTTTAATAGGCTTTCCGGTTTCCTTTTTGATCAGACTGCTCAGATACTGAGGAGAAAGATGGAGCTGGTCAGAATAGAAGATCACGCTTCTTTGCAGATGTCCCTGCTCATTCAGTAATTCAAAAAAGTGGTCTATAATATCTTTGCTTCGGGTCTGCAGAAGGCTGTTGTCTTTGATAACCGGAAGATAAAGTTTTGAAATCACTTCAAGAAGTGCATAAAGCAGATATTGTACAGCTTCTACAGTACTTTCTTCTTTTGTTTGATAATGGTATTCCTCTATCAGTTTTACCGTTGACCAAATGAGCTTTCCGGCCGGAGACCCCATCCGTATTCCCGGATTGAGCTTAATTTCTTCACTGGCAAGCAGAACGGTCAGAAAACTATAAGAACTGATAAAATCCAACGAAATGAAAAAAACGGTCATATCCAGATCATCACTACAGGAAACATCAGCCAGATCCGTATCAGGCAGAAGCATAATGACCGAATTATTCCCGATCTTAAAAGGAAAGGTACTGATCTGAAAATCCAGAGCACCTTCTGAAACAAAGCAGAATATCAGTTTATGGAGCTTTCCGGCTCTTTGATCAAACGCTTTGATATCATTTGCTTTATATTTCTCAATATATAACCCTTCGAATGTTGGCTTAATATCTATCATGATGGAGATGGTTACTTCTCAGAATGCTTATACATTATTT
It encodes the following:
- a CDS encoding SDR family oxidoreductase; amino-acid sequence: MKTIFITGASTGLGKATAQLFQSKGWNVIATMRNPDADADLASLDNVTVLPLDVTNPEQIKSTVNKALETGDIDVVFNNAGYGLIGPLEALKDEQIVKQLDTNLLGVIRVTQAFIPYFRERKNGMFIATTSIGGLITFPLSSTYHATKWALEGWSESLAFELNPLGIDIKTVSPGGIKTDFVSRSLDTATSQAYEGMTASKFSKMEGMMDAASTPEQIAAVVYEAATDGKKQLRYVAGEDAKALYAQRLELGDEVFREQLGKQFI
- a CDS encoding helix-turn-helix domain-containing protein, with the protein product MIDIKPTFEGLYIEKYKANDIKAFDQRAGKLHKLIFCFVSEGALDFQISTFPFKIGNNSVIMLLPDTDLADVSCSDDLDMTVFFISLDFISSYSFLTVLLASEEIKLNPGIRMGSPAGKLIWSTVKLIEEYHYQTKEESTVEAVQYLLYALLEVISKLYLPVIKDNSLLQTRSKDIIDHFFELLNEQGHLQRSVIFYSDQLHLSPQYLSSLIKKETGKPIKQWISYMVIKHAKELLKTTSLSIKEVSNRLQFVDSSLFCRYFRRCTGITANAYRQNYKIRK
- a CDS encoding DEAD/DEAH box helicase; this encodes MAEYILENISIGTLSVYDLLKHTTDTTFIGIRDFHEIYPAAIENNTGIFTKKSPLQDFPVVTISLIGSSLLCSCTCDSPHGQLCSHQTEIIHAILEEKKFRVFFDDILRRKMLIPKAKSYGLEHEPDLDTYFRIEYNDGKIEILPKIKEMLPVDEIMFQRDLLPQEPSGPDELTVTETGKKQILVMGKHRYYNHLVFSLMEAESTQTGKIKNPVTPVDAMQLIWKAEKPQEIKFYTAIHSFQSNYNEDYNASELEALKRIVENPLGLEVYYHDRKIAENMSAKSLTPVELNTLDAEVQLSVFKKDPFFEITGELQFNDISVPFKNIVLRNEYFVYNQNIFSLVAHPDMLKIIRFFKANNEILLIHSSKYEAFMKNILSNLEERIQINYSYIQKATKVQLEDRNYQIEKVIYLRQQENYIGITPVMKYGEVEVPVYSRKQIFDTDQNGNPFKIERNEAAEARFTSLVMMQHPDFEDQMDGYQYFYLHRDKFLDNNWFLDAFEIWRNEGVTILGFNELKNNKLNPHRAKINIQITSGLDWFNAKLKVGFGPKEATLKQLHRTLRNKSKFVQLDDGSLGILPEEWIDKLTAYFQAGEIDEDLLKIPKISFTEISSLFEKEVLSKEVQNEVMTYSSKFSKVKSIPEVKVPDALKAELRDYQHHGLNWLNFLDEFNFGGCLADDMGLGKTVQIIAFILSQREKRGHTTNLIVVPTSLLFNWQEEISRFAPSVKVLLHYGADRPKTTGHMADYEVVLTSYGMLLSDIRFLKAFHFNYIFLDESQTIKNPNSERYKAARLLQARNRIVLTGTPVENSTFDLYSQLSFACPGLLGSKQYFKDIYAIPIDKFEYSKRALELQQKIRPFILRRTKKQVARELPEKTETVIYCEMNAEQRRIYDAYEKELREFIAANDDDELNKNSMHVLTGLTRLRQICNSPVLIKEGYSGEHAVKVEILMEQILGKSKDHKILVFSQFVGMLDLIKAELEKHNIRFEYLTGQTKDRGEKVTNFQTNKEVRVFLISLKAGGIGLNLTQADYIYLVDPWWNPAIENQAIDRSYRIGQTKNVIAVRMICSNTVEEKILTLQKKKQQLAQNLLKTDGTTLQGLSKQDLMDLLESDS
- a CDS encoding GEVED domain-containing protein, whose product is MKKLTTFSAVVLCTFMNAQLQYCKPSFQYGADSNMIRNVTFGSINNTSPDQTGSAPAYEDFTSMSTDLQAGNSYPVSVKGPSSTFPSDVMVYIDFNQNGSFDDAGESFYIGRLGAATPFNAFTVSNTITVPANAATGSTRMRVLKNTNLAAYSDPNAAVSISSACDTGLRAGQTEDYTVNIAGNTAGFPAPYCGTDKVTSLTVSEISGVEFAGITNNSALDGNSDVLENFTAVKFSVNRGNTYPVTVTGGTQGQATVSAYAYIDFNHNNVFDADEVFNIGYLDNSNPVPNTQSGTVSGNILIPLNALLGETRFRLVKAYESSSWMGTLENLPCPRGWFIGQVEDYTINIMPETLSTLEVSKDSSVKPKVYPNPATGSVTIKMKEGLEKYEIYGASGQKVLEGSSLPVNTESLTPGTYMIRILTKDKKVITEKIIKK
- a CDS encoding T9SS type A sorting domain-containing protein translates to MKKLNSILFLVAGIAAYAQPSITRSAIERINIPVTFKAGDVALTATPGPSGANVNWDFSAYAGANTSTSTMNVCPGEANCFRFPEANRITKPTLSDTYDFVSITDTEARMLGTYAGVGLGDITMTYTDPLIDFKFPATYLQQFTDNYQISTTGGTGSSAETGQVDYTADAYGTITTPTGTYSNVLRIKRMRTGTQTPGPFTYTNESYMWISQSAGIVFNFAINTFTFNGTTNVTKSISYPAAGALSTVDLDAEKEGISVYPNPGSDMISLTSKEDIKKIKVMSLEGKVVLTAENPKNIDISKLQKGVYILQGELKKGGSVSKKIIKK
- a CDS encoding helix-turn-helix domain-containing protein: MEKRDNSPLKISSISEMHDLLQLPKPLHPLVSLVDNTKMTISKDMLSRSFILNFYKISYKYSTVGKMGYGRGYYDFNEGGMMFTSPGQILSTDEGAEYCGYTLLVHPDFIRNYPLAKNIKNFGFFSYDTNEALHLSDQEKTTVTGLLDSITNELNTAIDEVTQDVIISYIEVLLNYSNRFYKRQFITRKAVNSDLLAKMDHILEDYFNQQETLTKGLPTVEFLASALHLSPHYLSDMLRNLTGQNAQQHIHEKLIEKAKEYLTTTSFSVSEVAYALGFEHPQSFNKLFKKKTDETPLSYRQSFN
- a CDS encoding GLPGLI family protein, with the protein product MKKTVLIAAAAAGFWAKAQTHRFVYDVMYKKDAASEVVTKENYHLDIHPDRSEYYQRDFFVADSLITNNIPFPKGSKLNTSTIVSHKKGEEFYDEYDLLENTVLKLQSKDTQTWQLTNENKKVKDLTLQKATTHYGGRNWTAWFSKEIPFQDGPYKFHGLPGLIVELYDDKSNYKFELVKSVKLDQPVNNMFIKMSKEMSVPVTLEKYKSTKLAYYDSPVNFIRNGQEGDQFFLNDGTKVNASNRREINDRMRENIKKYNNPINLDTKINYQ